In one Dehalogenimonas formicexedens genomic region, the following are encoded:
- a CDS encoding LemA family protein yields MPNSYVSPWILIGAGIIALACLVVGFHFYRRRRLIDDTPTSKTQGVFIGLSELKGTAETEAPLQSYLAAVRSVWYRYRVEEHYVRTSVDAKGRPTTHSGWENVARGSKSVPVFLKDDTGVIRVLPEGAEVHGREVFKKEVKRDDPLYYGKGPDRSISGSTHRRRFIEEAICLHDTIYVIGQARVRTDAVAAEIAASKGSLFIVSVHSEKKHSDMFRVWYWVWLGIGLVATMAGSGVYFSQASPGSSVAVPIVVAGLVYALATLIGWVWTAYNSLVNLRARVCQGFSQIDVELKRRADLIPNLVAAVEGYRSHESGLQQMVAELRSQQTLTMDTRDGELKGVAARLTIIAEKYPSLKASESFLALQKSLSETEQRLALARDYYNSIATFYRTRLEIFPDGVLGRLLGFKPMDLLEAATFERAPVEVNLAS; encoded by the coding sequence ATGCCGAATTCGTACGTCTCGCCGTGGATCCTCATCGGAGCCGGAATCATCGCTCTGGCGTGCCTGGTGGTCGGTTTCCATTTCTATCGCCGCCGTCGGTTGATCGATGATACGCCGACGTCGAAAACCCAGGGCGTCTTCATCGGCTTGTCCGAACTTAAAGGCACCGCCGAAACCGAGGCGCCTCTTCAGAGTTACCTGGCCGCCGTCCGCAGCGTCTGGTACCGCTATCGAGTGGAGGAACACTACGTCCGCACTTCCGTCGACGCTAAAGGCCGCCCGACGACTCACAGCGGCTGGGAGAATGTCGCCAGGGGGTCGAAGAGCGTTCCAGTCTTTCTCAAGGATGACACCGGCGTCATCAGGGTGTTGCCGGAAGGCGCCGAGGTCCACGGACGGGAAGTATTCAAAAAAGAGGTCAAGCGCGACGATCCGCTCTACTACGGCAAAGGCCCGGACAGATCCATTTCCGGCTCGACCCACCGGCGGCGCTTCATCGAGGAGGCAATCTGCCTCCATGACACCATCTATGTCATCGGCCAGGCGCGTGTCAGGACCGACGCTGTAGCCGCGGAGATCGCCGCCAGTAAAGGATCGCTCTTCATCGTCTCCGTTCATTCGGAAAAAAAGCATAGCGATATGTTCCGCGTGTGGTACTGGGTGTGGCTCGGAATCGGGCTGGTTGCGACGATGGCAGGTTCGGGCGTCTATTTCAGCCAGGCTTCTCCAGGAAGCAGCGTGGCTGTCCCGATCGTCGTTGCAGGGCTCGTTTACGCGCTGGCGACATTGATCGGCTGGGTCTGGACCGCCTACAACAGCCTGGTAAACCTCCGGGCGCGGGTCTGCCAGGGTTTCTCCCAGATAGACGTGGAACTCAAGCGCCGCGCCGATCTCATACCCAATCTGGTCGCCGCCGTCGAAGGCTACCGCTCGCATGAAAGCGGGTTGCAGCAGATGGTGGCCGAACTCCGCAGCCAGCAGACCCTCACGATGGACACCAGGGACGGCGAGCTTAAGGGTGTTGCCGCCCGGCTAACGATCATCGCCGAAAAGTACCCCAGCCTCAAGGCCAGCGAGTCTTTCCTGGCTTTGCAGAAGTCGTTATCCGAAACGGAACAACGCCTGGCCCTGGCGCGGGATTATTATAACTCCATCGCCACCTTCTATCGGACCAGGCTGGAAATTTTCCCGGACGGGGTCCTGGGCAGGCTGCTCGGTTTCAAACCGATGGACCTGCTTGAAGCCGCTACGTTCGAGCGCGCTCCGGTTGAGGTAAATCTGGCCTCGTAA
- a CDS encoding SLATT domain-containing protein, whose translation MSNVRKSSLSLTTVLIIALSIVFLIKFFIDYDQIQNFPAPAIVLFIELSAIVLLFGKSQQFRNIIGESDWEQLSWRVTISAFIFLTFSIYLILNDELNTFSSGFFLIAPTIGAIISTISSNARLNPQTQEELINASKKLILSTVLLLIAVPSLYFIDNSSLNGINLYQFAFDSKAITRFFFFWITGTPLFYGGLFLFSLGIIDLVWAFRYPLKETRKIQATTGNIATQGKLKVGNRMTPIEAIEKEAKRIEEDALLSFKGHFNDAAFYNTLYYSLAIPTIVFASIASFTAFVSVNILSGISALIAAVLSGTNILINPIEKSKSHHEAGAQLQGLRDRIRLFTEVDLRAGITAKVLTIKIQEFSQEKNSINKCAPAISKRAYGKAKDGISKGEASYQVDKN comes from the coding sequence ATGTCAAACGTGCGAAAATCATCTCTGTCCCTAACGACGGTTCTCATTATCGCACTATCAATTGTTTTTTTAATTAAGTTCTTCATCGATTATGACCAAATACAAAATTTTCCTGCACCTGCGATAGTTTTATTTATCGAACTCTCTGCAATCGTTTTATTATTCGGTAAATCCCAACAATTCAGAAATATAATAGGAGAGTCTGATTGGGAGCAGTTGTCTTGGCGTGTTACTATTTCCGCCTTCATTTTTCTGACTTTTTCAATTTATCTTATTCTGAATGACGAACTAAATACTTTTTCATCGGGGTTCTTTTTAATTGCTCCTACAATAGGGGCAATAATTTCCACAATATCATCCAACGCAAGGTTGAATCCCCAAACACAAGAAGAATTAATTAATGCATCAAAAAAACTTATTCTTTCCACAGTATTGCTTTTGATCGCGGTCCCTTCACTATATTTTATTGATAATTCAAGCCTAAATGGGATTAATCTTTATCAATTCGCTTTTGATTCCAAAGCAATAACGCGTTTCTTCTTTTTTTGGATCACAGGTACTCCCTTATTTTATGGTGGTCTATTTCTCTTTTCCTTGGGAATCATCGATCTGGTATGGGCATTTAGATATCCATTGAAAGAGACTCGAAAAATTCAAGCTACAACCGGTAATATTGCGACGCAAGGTAAACTTAAGGTGGGGAATAGAATGACACCAATAGAAGCTATCGAAAAAGAAGCCAAACGAATTGAAGAGGACGCTTTACTTTCATTTAAGGGGCATTTCAACGACGCCGCTTTTTACAATACCCTTTACTATTCTTTGGCTATACCTACTATTGTATTTGCTTCAATCGCTAGCTTTACCGCATTTGTGAGCGTGAACATTTTATCGGGAATATCTGCATTAATTGCAGCAGTATTATCTGGTACTAATATTCTGATTAATCCCATCGAAAAATCCAAGTCTCACCACGAGGCCGGAGCACAGTTGCAGGGGTTAAGAGACCGAATCAGACTATTCACAGAGGTTGATTTACGAGCAGGAATAACTGCAAAGGTGCTTACAATAAAAATCCAAGAATTCTCACAAGAAAAAAATAGCATAAATAAGTGCGCCCCAGCAATATCTAAACGAGCTTACGGAAAAGCGAAAGACGGAATTTCTAAAGGGGAGGCTTCTTATCAAGTAGACAAAAACTAG
- a CDS encoding deoxycytidylate deaminase: MNRPNIDEYFLKIAAVVAERSTCRRHHVGAVAVKNKHILTTGYNGAPAGTRDCLELGCLRDQNNIPSGTRHEICRAVHAEQNAIIQAAQHGVNLEGSTVYCTHTPCILCAKMLANVRIKRFVSYGKYADDSFIELFKEVGIEVELRPRPPACIEFLD; the protein is encoded by the coding sequence ATAAACAGACCCAACATTGACGAGTATTTCCTGAAGATCGCGGCGGTGGTTGCCGAAAGAAGCACCTGCCGGCGCCATCACGTCGGGGCGGTGGCGGTCAAGAACAAGCACATCCTGACCACGGGCTACAACGGCGCCCCGGCCGGCACCCGCGACTGCCTGGAACTCGGCTGCCTGCGTGATCAGAACAATATCCCCTCCGGGACCCGCCACGAGATCTGCCGGGCCGTCCATGCCGAGCAGAACGCCATTATCCAGGCGGCTCAGCACGGTGTGAATCTGGAGGGGTCGACGGTCTACTGCACCCATACGCCGTGCATCCTGTGCGCCAAGATGCTGGCTAATGTCAGGATCAAGCGCTTCGTCAGCTACGGCAAATACGCCGATGACAGCTTCATAGAATTGTTCAAAGAAGTTGGAATCGAGGTCGAGTTAAGGCCGCGGCCACCTGCCTGCATCGAGTTTCTGGATTAA
- a CDS encoding helix-turn-helix transcriptional regulator has protein sequence MKNRLRVLRAERDWTQEELAQRLGVSRQAIIAIEKEKYDPSLPLAFRMAELFGKKIEDIFGP, from the coding sequence GTGAAAAACCGGTTGCGAGTGCTTCGGGCAGAACGTGACTGGACTCAGGAAGAACTTGCTCAACGTTTAGGCGTCTCTCGCCAGGCCATCATCGCCATCGAAAAGGAAAAGTACGACCCTAGCCTGCCGCTGGCATTCAGGATGGCGGAGCTATTCGGTAAAAAAATCGAGGACATCTTCGGCCCTTAG
- a CDS encoding AAA family ATPase, whose product MNTPKIIAMVGMAGAGKTAASKMFENHGYTRIRFGDVTDDEVKKRGLPLNEANERAVREALRSELGMAAYAKLNLPRIDEALKTGPVVIDGMYSWEEYLFLKERYGDNLAVAAVWASPTTRTQRLSTRAVRPLTREETFSRDKSEIEKVSKAGPIAVADYMVVNSGSFEELRAQVENLIHELKC is encoded by the coding sequence ATGAACACACCCAAAATCATCGCCATGGTCGGCATGGCCGGAGCCGGCAAGACAGCCGCCTCGAAAATGTTCGAGAACCACGGCTACACCCGCATCCGCTTCGGCGACGTTACCGACGACGAGGTTAAGAAGCGAGGTTTGCCTCTCAACGAAGCCAACGAGCGCGCCGTACGCGAAGCACTGCGTTCCGAACTCGGCATGGCCGCCTACGCCAAGCTGAACCTGCCCCGCATCGATGAAGCCCTTAAGACGGGACCGGTAGTTATCGACGGCATGTATTCCTGGGAGGAGTACCTGTTCCTTAAAGAGCGCTACGGCGACAACCTGGCGGTGGCGGCAGTATGGGCATCGCCCACAACCCGCACCCAAAGGCTCTCCACCCGCGCCGTGAGGCCGCTAACCCGGGAAGAGACCTTCTCCCGCGACAAGTCCGAGATCGAAAAGGTCTCAAAGGCGGGTCCGATCGCCGTGGCAGACTATATGGTAGTCAACAGCGGCAGTTTCGAGGAACTGCGGGCGCAGGTTGAAAATCTCATTCACGAATTGAAGTGCTGA
- a CDS encoding A1S_2505 family phage non-structural protein, producing the protein MAQYHTDHTLPADSEIFVFGSNLKGLHTAGAALVARERFGAEPGVGAGPTGKSYAIPTETLIFKPRTLPEIEKSVTEFIEYARKNPAKKFFITRIGCGLARYKNYQILPMFKDCPANCSLPEEWREVFETLGKR; encoded by the coding sequence ATGGCGCAGTACCACACTGACCACACCCTCCCCGCTGATTCGGAGATCTTTGTTTTCGGCAGCAACCTCAAGGGGCTTCACACCGCGGGGGCGGCGCTTGTCGCCAGGGAACGATTTGGCGCTGAACCCGGAGTCGGCGCCGGGCCTACGGGCAAATCTTATGCAATTCCTACGGAGACCTTGATATTCAAACCGAGGACTTTGCCTGAAATCGAAAAATCGGTCACCGAATTCATCGAGTACGCCCGGAAAAATCCGGCAAAAAAGTTCTTCATCACCAGGATCGGATGCGGGTTGGCGAGATATAAGAACTACCAGATTCTGCCGATGTTCAAGGACTGCCCCGCAAATTGTTCTTTACCAGAGGAATGGCGGGAAGTTTTCGAAACCCTCGGTAAGAGGTGA
- a CDS encoding NfeD family protein, which produces MRKLNPRIVVAIIASLLDELLLVVAVVWILPKFGITVPVWLVILLAVMFLFSGSWAFVVVKRKPNLGFENQIGLKGIAVTVIGKKKGLVRIGRQNWAARTDGRDIEPGIEVEVVGQNALILTVVPESIND; this is translated from the coding sequence GTGAGAAAGCTGAACCCCAGGATAGTCGTCGCCATCATCGCCTCGCTTCTCGATGAGCTGCTGCTGGTGGTTGCGGTGGTGTGGATTCTGCCGAAATTCGGCATAACGGTGCCTGTCTGGCTAGTGATATTGCTGGCAGTCATGTTCTTATTCTCAGGATCCTGGGCTTTTGTGGTCGTAAAGCGAAAACCTAACTTAGGTTTCGAGAATCAGATCGGGTTAAAAGGGATCGCCGTAACCGTCATCGGCAAGAAAAAAGGGCTGGTTAGGATCGGCAGGCAGAACTGGGCGGCTAGAACCGACGGACGGGACATCGAACCGGGGATCGAAGTTGAAGTTGTTGGGCAGAACGCCCTGATTTTAACAGTCGTACCAGAATCAATTAACGATTAA
- a CDS encoding adenosylcobalamin-dependent ribonucleoside-diphosphate reductase, protein MSKAQTSKTLPTQACDQIEITPNARRVLEKRYLRKDSRGRVIETPEGLFRRVAKALAAAELIYDPKADVAAKEEELFGVMSRLEFLPNSPTLLNAGKKNGQLAACFALPVEDSVEGIFDAMKYTALIHKSGGGTGFSFSRLRPAGDSVDGEAGIAGGPVNFLNALSIASDVIRQGGVRRGCSIGLLSVHHPDILKFIAAKDDPMALTNFCISVAITDAFMDSLDKGTDYDLINPRTGKVTGHLNAVEVFKKIVAQSWKTGDPGLVFIDRINRGNPTPNLGPIETVTGCAEQALLPYESCNLGSINLAKMVKTDGSKSVVDYEKLGTVIKTAINLLDNVIDVNHYPLPQIEEVTKKTRKIGLGVMGFADMLVLLGIPYDSGEAVKIAEYVMAFITDTAHDASEELAKKRGVFPAWKGSVWDAPVGRPQRHASCTTVAPTGTISLIAGCNVGIEPFYATVFVRNVLDGENLLEINPYFEAAARHQGFYSGDLLQELVTCADLQKAESVPDTVKRVFATSNRISPEAHVRIQAAFQRHTDGAVSKMTNVPNTTTPQEQADIFLFGYREGVKGITLYRDASRELESLCADEKAHKLVTEYIKANP, encoded by the coding sequence ATGTCCAAAGCCCAAACTTCAAAAACCCTACCCACTCAAGCTTGCGATCAAATCGAAATCACCCCCAACGCCCGGCGGGTGCTGGAAAAGCGCTACCTCCGGAAAGACTCCCGCGGGAGGGTGATCGAAACCCCCGAAGGCCTTTTTCGCCGGGTGGCCAAAGCCCTGGCTGCCGCCGAACTAATTTATGACCCCAAGGCCGACGTCGCCGCCAAAGAAGAAGAGCTCTTCGGCGTGATGTCGCGCCTGGAATTCCTGCCCAACTCCCCCACTCTGCTGAACGCCGGCAAGAAAAACGGACAGCTAGCCGCCTGCTTCGCTTTGCCGGTGGAGGATTCCGTCGAGGGCATTTTCGACGCCATGAAATACACCGCCCTGATCCACAAAAGCGGGGGCGGCACCGGTTTCTCGTTCTCGCGATTGCGCCCGGCCGGTGATTCTGTCGACGGTGAAGCCGGTATTGCAGGAGGACCGGTCAATTTCCTGAACGCCCTGTCAATCGCTTCTGACGTCATCCGGCAGGGAGGCGTGCGCCGCGGCTGCAGCATCGGCCTGCTTTCGGTGCACCACCCGGATATTTTGAAATTCATCGCCGCCAAAGACGACCCAATGGCGCTGACCAATTTCTGCATCTCGGTGGCCATCACCGACGCCTTCATGGACAGCCTGGACAAGGGCACCGATTACGATCTGATCAATCCGCGCACTGGCAAGGTGACCGGCCATTTGAACGCCGTCGAGGTCTTCAAGAAGATCGTCGCCCAGTCATGGAAGACCGGCGACCCGGGACTGGTGTTCATCGACAGGATCAACCGCGGCAACCCGACACCGAACCTCGGGCCCATCGAGACGGTCACCGGCTGCGCCGAACAGGCGCTGTTGCCCTACGAGTCCTGCAACCTCGGCTCGATCAACCTGGCAAAGATGGTCAAAACCGACGGCAGTAAATCCGTCGTCGATTACGAAAAACTGGGCACCGTCATCAAAACCGCGATAAACCTGCTCGACAACGTCATCGACGTCAACCATTACCCCCTGCCGCAGATCGAAGAAGTCACCAAAAAGACTCGCAAGATCGGCCTCGGGGTCATGGGTTTCGCCGACATGCTGGTACTCCTGGGCATCCCGTACGATTCCGGCGAGGCCGTCAAGATCGCCGAATACGTCATGGCTTTCATCACCGACACCGCCCACGATGCGTCGGAGGAACTGGCCAAAAAGCGCGGCGTTTTCCCGGCATGGAAAGGCAGCGTATGGGATGCCCCCGTCGGCCGCCCCCAACGACATGCCTCCTGCACCACCGTCGCCCCGACCGGCACCATCAGCCTCATCGCTGGATGCAATGTCGGCATCGAGCCGTTTTACGCCACGGTGTTCGTCAGGAACGTCCTCGACGGCGAGAACCTGCTGGAGATCAACCCCTATTTCGAAGCCGCCGCCCGCCACCAGGGTTTTTATTCCGGCGATCTACTGCAAGAACTAGTCACCTGTGCCGACCTGCAAAAAGCCGAATCGGTACCGGACACCGTCAAGCGCGTCTTCGCCACCTCCAACCGGATCAGCCCCGAAGCACACGTCCGCATCCAGGCGGCTTTCCAGCGACACACCGACGGCGCGGTGTCCAAGATGACCAACGTGCCGAATACGACGACGCCCCAGGAACAGGCCGATATCTTCCTGTTCGGCTATCGCGAAGGGGTCAAGGGCATCACACTTTACCGCGACGCCAGCCGCGAACTTGAATCCTTGTGCGCGGACGAAAAGGCACACAAGCTGGTTACTGAGTACATCAAAGCCAATCCATAG
- a CDS encoding diphthine--ammonia ligase produces MRQQVVASWSGGKDSCLSLALAQDSGMMVSHLLNILNEDGVTSCTHGLSSELMRAQAKALGLPLIQLVTNGFRYEADFKRCLNELKTQGVDGGVFGNGDVDRQWIDCVCREAGMSAHLPLEGMTKDRILKEFISRGFEAIVVTTRANVMSEEWLGRKLDADFLKAWDNVRREKNISRAAEAGAYHTTVLGGPLFQKTLKIVESKKVLDDGFWYLNILKVE; encoded by the coding sequence TTGCGTCAACAGGTTGTAGCATCCTGGAGCGGCGGTAAAGATTCCTGCCTGTCGCTTGCCCTGGCTCAGGACTCCGGGATGATGGTGAGCCATCTTTTAAATATCCTGAACGAGGATGGTGTGACTTCTTGCACCCACGGCCTGTCATCCGAACTGATGCGAGCCCAGGCAAAAGCCCTCGGGCTGCCGTTGATCCAGTTGGTGACCAACGGCTTTCGTTATGAGGCTGATTTCAAGAGGTGCCTCAACGAACTCAAAACACAAGGCGTCGACGGAGGAGTATTCGGCAACGGCGACGTGGACCGCCAATGGATAGACTGCGTCTGCCGCGAAGCCGGAATGAGCGCCCACCTGCCTCTGGAGGGCATGACCAAGGACCGCATCCTGAAAGAATTTATCAGCCGCGGCTTTGAGGCCATCGTCGTCACCACCCGCGCCAACGTTATGAGTGAGGAATGGCTCGGCAGGAAGCTGGATGCTGATTTCCTGAAAGCATGGGACAATGTCCGCCGCGAAAAGAATATTTCGAGGGCAGCCGAAGCGGGAGCCTACCACACCACTGTGCTGGGCGGACCGCTGTTCCAAAAGACGCTCAAAATCGTTGAATCGAAAAAGGTCCTCGATGATGGCTTCTGGTACCTCAATATCCTAAAAGTTGAGTAA
- a CDS encoding SMODS domain-containing nucleotidyltransferase, whose translation MSVLSHLTDTASSIVLSDTEKGSIQRSIKTIENRLDSYFGQELSLHFTFGSHTRETILPRKIDSSSDVDYMIVFKDNSYKPQTYLDRLKRFVEYYYSTSEISQSFPVIALDLEHIKFELVPAILDWGMYKIPSTNNYTGEWMSTDPIGFNSSLIQKNVDNNYQIKPLIRIIKYWNALNGVFTSFPLEKYIVDKWYFSCNNVKDYVYSVFESIELNQNASQTSKNKLQRAKDVISATKLYENNNMPYTAESEIKKIFPVIP comes from the coding sequence ATGTCGGTTTTATCACATCTCACGGATACAGCTAGTAGTATTGTTCTCTCAGATACCGAAAAGGGAAGTATTCAAAGATCGATAAAAACTATCGAAAACCGATTAGATTCTTATTTTGGTCAAGAATTATCCCTTCATTTTACATTTGGTTCTCATACGCGAGAAACTATACTTCCTCGTAAGATCGATTCATCTTCCGATGTGGATTATATGATTGTATTTAAGGACAATTCTTATAAACCCCAAACATATCTAGATAGACTCAAAAGATTTGTTGAATACTATTATTCAACATCGGAAATATCCCAATCTTTCCCAGTGATAGCGCTCGATCTTGAACACATTAAGTTTGAACTTGTGCCAGCTATATTAGACTGGGGAATGTATAAAATACCCTCGACAAATAACTATACCGGTGAATGGATGTCAACTGACCCAATAGGGTTTAACTCTAGTCTCATACAGAAAAACGTCGACAACAACTATCAAATCAAACCCCTTATACGAATTATAAAATATTGGAACGCGCTGAATGGCGTATTTACTTCATTTCCCCTAGAAAAATATATTGTTGACAAATGGTATTTCAGTTGTAATAACGTTAAGGATTATGTTTACTCCGTATTCGAAAGTATAGAACTTAATCAAAATGCGTCTCAAACATCAAAAAACAAGTTGCAGCGCGCAAAGGATGTCATAAGCGCGACAAAACTCTACGAGAATAACAACATGCCATATACAGCAGAATCTGAAATTAAAAAAATCTTTCCTGTAATTCCCTAA
- a CDS encoding SRPBCC family protein: MADTTITADHGKQEILIERELDYPRDLVFRCHVHSELMVQWMGPRDLETTFTYLEAKPGGSYRFTQRDPKGGEFSFHGVYHEVKSPQLIIDTFEYEDTPQHVSLITQTFEELADRRSKVRQQSLFQSVADRDAMLDSGMRAGIIEGYERLDELLEKLSNEAELRETRRDHI, translated from the coding sequence ATGGCTGACACAACCATCACCGCTGACCACGGCAAACAAGAGATCCTGATAGAGAGGGAGTTAGATTATCCGCGCGACCTGGTTTTCCGCTGCCACGTTCATTCGGAGCTTATGGTCCAGTGGATGGGGCCGCGAGACCTGGAGACGACTTTCACCTACCTTGAGGCCAAACCCGGCGGCTCCTACCGCTTCACCCAACGGGACCCCAAGGGCGGGGAGTTCAGTTTCCATGGGGTGTATCACGAGGTCAAGTCGCCGCAATTGATTATCGACACGTTCGAGTATGAGGATACGCCGCAGCACGTATCTTTAATAACGCAGACGTTTGAAGAACTGGCTGATCGCCGCAGCAAGGTCAGGCAGCAGTCCCTGTTCCAGTCCGTCGCCGACAGGGATGCCATGCTGGACTCGGGGATGCGAGCGGGCATCATCGAGGGTTACGAGCGCCTCGATGAACTGCTGGAGAAACTTTCGAACGAGGCAGAGCTCAGAGAAACCCGACGGGACCATATTTGA
- a CDS encoding Fur family transcriptional regulator, with the protein MENYGLLKKKGLKLSLPRKLVLNYLSESAAPPTAEQIIDSIRERYFRVSPSTLKRTVDFLEHEGCICAYESDAQRFYYLSKDGPHHHLICEKCGKVIPCDDKSVSSFLRVLKSKYGFQINQPKYVVRGSCAKCAAC; encoded by the coding sequence ATGGAAAATTACGGGCTTTTAAAAAAGAAGGGGTTGAAGCTTTCACTCCCGCGTAAACTGGTGCTGAACTACCTCAGTGAGAGCGCGGCCCCACCGACAGCCGAACAGATCATTGATAGTATTCGAGAACGTTATTTCCGGGTCTCACCATCCACCCTAAAACGCACCGTTGATTTTCTTGAACACGAAGGCTGTATTTGCGCCTATGAATCCGATGCCCAGCGGTTCTACTACCTCTCCAAGGACGGCCCGCACCACCACCTCATCTGCGAAAAATGCGGCAAAGTTATTCCCTGCGACGATAAATCCGTGTCTTCGTTCCTGCGGGTACTCAAATCAAAATACGGATTCCAGATAAACCAGCCAAAGTACGTCGTCAGAGGATCGTGCGCCAAGTGCGCGGCTTGTTGA
- a CDS encoding ArsA family ATPase, giving the protein MRVILFTGKGGVGKTSLAAATAVRSADMGKRTLVLSTDIAHSLADSLDVELANEPREVIPNLWGQETEIYKTLETYWGVIQRYISALMAWRGMNSIVADEVAVLPGMEELANLLYIERYRREGAYDVVIVDSAPTGETLRLLSFPDMLHWWMNRLFPLQRKVAAVVRPVVGALSDIPLPSNSVMDAVVELYAELEDVHKLLLDGEQTSIRLVVNPEKMVIKEAQRTLTYLNLFGYSTDSVIVNRILPQSVTDDYFSGWKESQRKYIEYIDEAFSPLPILNMPLLDQEVVGVDMLRRMAAAVFGETDPTRFYYKGHVQTIDKVEDGYVLNLELPFASKEQVSLIHSRDELNVKVGSYRRTVTLPHVLINLKVSEAKMDGHVLRIHFLQEATPEEIKGKKQKHLGGKP; this is encoded by the coding sequence ATGAGGGTCATCCTCTTCACCGGCAAAGGAGGCGTGGGCAAGACCTCTCTCGCGGCGGCTACCGCCGTCCGCTCCGCCGACATGGGAAAACGGACCCTGGTCCTTTCGACCGATATCGCCCACAGCCTGGCGGACTCCTTGGATGTCGAACTGGCAAACGAACCCCGCGAGGTCATCCCGAACCTCTGGGGCCAGGAGACCGAGATTTATAAGACGCTGGAAACCTATTGGGGCGTTATCCAGCGCTATATATCCGCCCTGATGGCCTGGCGTGGGATGAACAGCATCGTAGCTGATGAAGTCGCCGTTCTGCCCGGGATGGAGGAACTGGCTAATCTGTTATACATCGAGCGCTACCGCCGGGAAGGCGCCTACGACGTGGTAATCGTCGATTCCGCTCCCACTGGGGAAACCCTGCGGTTGCTGTCGTTTCCGGACATGCTTCACTGGTGGATGAACCGCTTATTCCCGTTGCAGCGCAAAGTGGCCGCTGTTGTCCGGCCGGTTGTCGGCGCCCTTTCAGATATTCCGTTGCCGTCGAATTCGGTCATGGATGCCGTGGTTGAACTATACGCAGAGCTTGAGGACGTCCATAAGCTGCTCCTCGACGGGGAACAAACTTCGATAAGGCTCGTGGTCAACCCGGAAAAGATGGTCATCAAGGAGGCTCAGCGCACCTTGACCTACCTGAACCTGTTCGGTTATTCCACAGACTCAGTCATCGTTAACCGTATCCTGCCGCAGTCCGTCACCGACGATTACTTCAGCGGTTGGAAGGAGAGCCAGCGGAAATATATCGAATACATCGACGAGGCGTTCTCGCCGCTGCCGATTCTGAACATGCCGCTATTAGACCAGGAGGTAGTGGGGGTAGACATGCTCCGCCGCATGGCTGCCGCGGTCTTTGGCGAAACCGACCCAACCAGGTTCTATTACAAAGGGCATGTCCAAACGATCGACAAAGTCGAAGACGGATACGTTCTTAACCTTGAACTGCCTTTTGCCAGCAAGGAGCAGGTGTCTTTGATCCATAGCCGGGATGAATTGAATGTAAAGGTCGGTTCTTACCGGCGCACGGTCACACTGCCTCACGTCTTGATCAACCTCAAGGTTTCCGAAGCTAAAATGGATGGGCATGTACTCCGAATCCATTTCCTGCAGGAAGCAACGCCTGAAGAGATCAAGGGTAAAAAACAAAAACATCTTGGAGGAAAACCATGA